TATGCCTTATATTCATTTTTTTAAGTGTATGTCCATGTCTTATTAAGAACACCGCTACAATAATAATTATTAAACTTAAACCAATTATTTTTAATAAATCTTTTTTATTTTTCATAAGTTAACATTCTCCTTAACACATTCTACCTTTTTTCTATACAAATTAAAATTGGTGGATTATTAGCTTGATTTATAAATACACTTTTCATAACATTATAAATCTTTTGATCTAACTTACTTGTAAAATCTTCTAAAATAATTTTTTCTTCTTTTCCATTTTCATGACCATGATATATTGCCAATAAAACTATACCATTATCATCTAACATTTTTAGAGCTTTTTCCACTGCTTTTAGAGTTGTTTCTGCTTTAGTTGTTATATTATGATTATTTCCCGGTAAATATCCTAAATTAAAAACAAACAAATTTACCTTTTCCTGTATATGCTTGTCTAAATTTTCATGTCCATCATTTATAAGTATTATATTTTTATATGGAAAATCCTTTAATTTTTCTTTTGTTTTTTGTATAGCTTCCTTTTGAATATCAAAGGAAAATATCTTGCCTTCATTTCCTACTAAATTTGCTAATAATATAGTATCATTTCCATTTCCTAGGGTGCAATCTACAGCTACATCCCCAAATTTCAATGTTTTTTCACATATATATTTTGCTATACTAACTGCATTATTAAATTTTTCTTTCGACATTTTTATCATTCCTTTTTTATAATAAAAATCTTTATATTATTTTAGTATAGTTGTATTTTTCTTTCTTAAAATACTGTCTGCCCATTTTTTAACGTAATCTGCTGTGGCCCATTCTGCCATAACTACAGTTTCTTTATCTAGATCCATTTCATAAATAGCTTTATTTGATAATTTCCCATTTTCTATAGTATATACATACAACTCTTTTTCTGTAGTTATTATAGCTATATCTTTATTAGGAGAAGTATACGCATCTAAAGCATTTGGTACTTTACTTTTGACACTATTCCAAGATAACTGTAAATCATCATAATTCAATATTTTTTTTGGTATTTCAGTATTAATATTAAAGTTTATATATTCTTCTTTATCTTCTGTTCCATTTAATCTACCTCTAAGTATCCAATGTCCATTTCTTCTGCTAAGAAAAAAACTATCTTTTTTACAAGTTTTTTCTACCTCATTTAATGGATTTTTATCCTTAGATTTAATATAGCTTTCTAAAGATGATGCTAATATTTTTTCACCATCTTTTTCTATTATATCGCCAATATTTACACCTGTTTTGGCATTTACATTATCAATAGGTAACATTTGCACCTTATGTAGATTCATAGGTTCATTCTTATAAATACTATTATATTCTATAGATATGTAATCATTGCTTACAAATAGTATGTCTTTATATATACTTGTATTTTTAATATCTTTTTCTTCTATTAAATTATATTTTGTTGGATAGTTATTATATAATGAATTTGCAAATATGGAATCTTGTATATTATTTTGATAATTTACTCTGTTTACTCCAACTTCACAAAAACCATTCTTCCTGGGGATAAATAAGTTTTCCGTTTCTATTACATTTTTTAAACTTTTATTTCGAGAAGAAATAAAAATAGTTCTATATCTTTTTTCATTTTTATACTCATCTATATTATCTTCTTTTGAACTTTTTAGTCCTATTAATATACCAGTTCTTAGCAAAGAATATCTCTTTGGTAATACTATGTCCTGTTGCGAATTTTTTTCTATTTTATCCTGTTTAAGCTGAACAGATGAATCATTTGATTTTTTATTTAAAATTAATAGTTGATTATCTATATATACTAATAGTTTTGATTCATCTATTTTTATAAAATCGTAAAAAGGATTATTATCTGAGGAAGTTGAAATAACTTCTATTTCTTTTACATTTAAATTTAATTTGTTAGGATTTAATCTTAATTTATATAAAAAATACTCCTCTGTTTTTACAGTTTTAACCTTGAACTCAGGGGCCTTACATACTTCATTTCCTAATATTATATATTTAGAATTTATAATCACATCTTTATTCTTTAGTTTTAGTGTTAATTTACTATCTTTATCTAAATTGCTAAAATCAGCTTCCCAAGTTCCCTGAATTGGACAGGAGTTATTATTAGGAGCTACTATATTATTTTTATTATTTAAATCCACACAAGCAGTCATAGTTAATGAATAAATAAAAATTATAAATATTAATAAAACTTTCTTTTTTCTCATATGAATTCTCCTAGTTATATTAAATTAATTATAGTATAAAATAAATTTATATTATAATTTTATTATTGGTAATTTTACTAATATAGTAGTACCTTTATTCTCTTCACTTTCTATATGTAATACACCATTATGAAGCTTTATTATTTCATCACATATGGATAATCCTATACCATTTTTTGATTTACTGCTATTACCTTTATAAAATTTTTCTTTAACCCTTGGTAAATCTTCGCTGCTAATTCCTATACCCGTATCCTTTACAGTAACCGTTATATATCCTTCTTCATATTTGCTACTTAACTCTACTAATCCACCTTCTGGAGTAAATTTAAAAGCATTGTCCAATAGATTTATTAAAACCTGTTTTATTCTATTTTTATCACCATATATATTAGGTAAATTATTTATACACATTGCTTTAAAATTTATTCTATTTCTGTAAGAATAGGGTTCCAATTGCTTTCTTACTGTATCTATTACTTCACATATGTTTATTTCTTCCTTATTTAATCTAAGCTTTCCTGATACAAACTTTGAAAAGTCCAACAGCTCTTCTACCATTCCACTCAATCTTTCACTTTCATCTTCTATTATTTTTAGTCCATCTTTTAAAATTTCTTTATCTACTTCATTACAATTTAATGTTATTGCCCATCCTTTTATAGAAGTCAAAGGTGTTCTTAATTCATGAGACACTGATGATATAAATTCGTTTTTTAGTTGATCCTTTTTTACTATTTCATCTGCCATGTAATTTAATGTATCTGATAAATCTCCAATTTCATCGTCAAACATTTTTTCACTTTTAACTTTGAAGTTGCCCGAAGCCATTTTATTTGCTACATCTGTTAATTCTTTTATAGGTTCTGTTATACTATTAGCTAAAAATAAACTAACCAATCCAGATATCAAAATTACAACTAAACCAATAAGTAAAAATCCTAAAGTTATTTTAGCTATGTCATTATTTACATATCTTAATGAAGTTATAAATCTCAATACACCAACTATTTGATTGTCTGATTTCAATGGATAAGATACTGACATGACGCCAGAAACATCATAATCAACCTTTCCTATCCATACCCCTTTCTCTCCTTTTAGTGCTTTTTGAACATCTGATGTTTTTATCTGATTTTTGTTTAATACTCCTATAGAATCCATCAAAATTTTACCATTTGTATCTATTATTTGCACTTGAGCAGAGGTCTGTCTCCAAAATACATCTACATTATCTAATACATTATCTTCTAGAGAAGAATTTGAAAAGTATTTATTATAAAATTCTGCAGAAGTTTTTATTTGGTTTGAAATAGCATCTTCTAAATTATTATAATAATAATGCCTTGTAAAAAGAATTAATAAAAATTCTAGTATGAAAACACTTATTATTATGATTAATATGAAATTTACCATCAATCTTTTTTTTACACTTATTTTACCCATAATAACTCCTTAAGTGTTTTGCCATCTATAACCTGTTCCCCAGACAGTTTTTATAAATTTAGGCTCGGATGGCTTTTCTTCTATTTTTGATCTTAATCTTCTTACATTTACGTCTACAATTTTAGAATCCCCCATAAAATCATATCCCCAAACTAGATCTAATAATTCATCTCTATTAAAAGCTTTCCCTGGATTTTCAATAAATATTTTCATAAGTAAATATTCTGTTGGAGTTATATCTATTTCTTTTTCATTTTTATAAATTTTTTTTGAATAAAGATCTATTTTAAATGGTCCTCCAGTTATTATATTATTATCAATTTCTTTTACTGCATTAACTCTCCTTAATATAGCTTTTATTCTTAAAGTAAGTTCTAAAGGATTGAATGGTTTTATTATATAATCATCTGCACCATATTCTAAACCTAAAACTTTATCTGTATCTTGACTTTTAGCTGTAAGCATTATTATTCCCATATTAGGGAACTCCTGTCTTAAAACTTTGCATACTTCTAACCCATCTATACCTGGCAACATTATATCTAATACAACCACTTCTGGTCTATGGTCTCTTGCTTTTTCTATGCCTTCTTCTCCAGTTTCTGCTTCTATTACATCAAAGTTGTTCATCTTTAAATTTACCTTTACAAAGCCTCTTATAGATGATTCATCTT
Above is a window of Clostridium sporogenes DNA encoding:
- a CDS encoding methyltransferase domain-containing protein, whose protein sequence is MIKMSKEKFNNAVSIAKYICEKTLKFGDVAVDCTLGNGNDTILLANLVGNEGKIFSFDIQKEAIQKTKEKLKDFPYKNIILINDGHENLDKHIQEKVNLFVFNLGYLPGNNHNITTKAETTLKAVEKALKMLDDNGIVLLAIYHGHENGKEEKIILEDFTSKLDQKIYNVMKSVFINQANNPPILICIEKR
- a CDS encoding HAMP domain-containing histidine kinase, translated to MGKISVKKRLMVNFILIIIISVFILEFLLILFTRHYYYNNLEDAISNQIKTSAEFYNKYFSNSSLEDNVLDNVDVFWRQTSAQVQIIDTNGKILMDSIGVLNKNQIKTSDVQKALKGEKGVWIGKVDYDVSGVMSVSYPLKSDNQIVGVLRFITSLRYVNNDIAKITLGFLLIGLVVILISGLVSLFLANSITEPIKELTDVANKMASGNFKVKSEKMFDDEIGDLSDTLNYMADEIVKKDQLKNEFISSVSHELRTPLTSIKGWAITLNCNEVDKEILKDGLKIIEDESERLSGMVEELLDFSKFVSGKLRLNKEEINICEVIDTVRKQLEPYSYRNRINFKAMCINNLPNIYGDKNRIKQVLINLLDNAFKFTPEGGLVELSSKYEEGYITVTVKDTGIGISSEDLPRVKEKFYKGNSSKSKNGIGLSICDEIIKLHNGVLHIESEENKGTTILVKLPIIKL
- a CDS encoding response regulator transcription factor — its product is MGKILIVEDESSIRGFVKVNLKMNNFDVIEAETGEEGIEKARDHRPEVVVLDIMLPGIDGLEVCKVLRQEFPNMGIIMLTAKSQDTDKVLGLEYGADDYIIKPFNPLELTLRIKAILRRVNAVKEIDNNIITGGPFKIDLYSKKIYKNEKEIDITPTEYLLMKIFIENPGKAFNRDELLDLVWGYDFMGDSKIVDVNVRRLRSKIEEKPSEPKFIKTVWGTGYRWQNT